The following are encoded together in the Ignavibacteria bacterium genome:
- a CDS encoding T9SS type A sorting domain-containing protein produces MKKPIILYIIFASLLFGIKASAYDTTFVYGVTVDDISGLTNVVNALNRHDKKVTVRIVFDEWMPATYYQNAVNQIYDSSYIMGELLDSYVMSEYSLAQYVARSNEYLSLLGSKVYIWEIGNEINGEWLGTTSSVVAKMDTAYKIFKAAGKKTALTLYYNKDCWENPLNEMFRWVNTNVPSHMKTGLDYVWLSYWEDDCNGLQPNWQVVIDSVGKIFPNAKIGIGECGTSDTSKKTLYVNKYYGIQVNHPRYVGGCFWWYYRQDCVPYTKPLWTVINNAMNNIILPVSGENETELPTQYMLFQNYPNPFNAGTVIRYQLPMVSDVYIAVYDVSGKNVKTLVNEHKTAGTYSVYFDGSKLPSGTYFMRMIVNEGKEYSSVKTIILLK; encoded by the coding sequence ATGAAAAAACCGATAATTTTATATATTATTTTTGCGTCACTGCTGTTTGGTATAAAAGCAAGTGCTTACGATACAACGTTTGTTTACGGAGTAACTGTTGATGATATTTCTGGTCTTACGAATGTCGTAAATGCTTTAAACAGACACGATAAAAAAGTAACCGTTCGTATTGTGTTCGACGAATGGATGCCCGCGACTTACTACCAGAATGCTGTTAACCAGATATATGATTCAAGTTACATCATGGGGGAATTGCTCGATAGCTACGTTATGAGTGAGTACAGCCTCGCACAGTATGTTGCACGTTCGAATGAATATCTCAGCCTTCTTGGCTCAAAAGTTTATATCTGGGAAATCGGAAATGAAATCAACGGCGAATGGCTTGGTACTACTTCATCTGTTGTTGCTAAAATGGATACTGCTTACAAAATATTCAAAGCAGCCGGTAAGAAAACGGCTTTAACTCTTTATTACAACAAGGACTGTTGGGAAAATCCCCTCAATGAAATGTTCCGATGGGTTAACACAAACGTTCCTTCCCACATGAAAACAGGACTAGATTATGTCTGGCTGTCTTACTGGGAAGACGACTGCAATGGGTTGCAGCCCAACTGGCAGGTTGTGATAGATAGCGTAGGCAAGATTTTTCCGAATGCAAAAATCGGAATCGGTGAATGCGGTACTTCCGACACATCAAAAAAAACACTTTATGTAAATAAATATTATGGCATTCAGGTAAATCATCCACGTTACGTCGGCGGCTGCTTCTGGTGGTATTACAGACAGGATTGTGTTCCGTACACAAAACCTCTTTGGACCGTCATTAATAATGCAATGAATAATATTATACTTCCTGTATCCGGAGAAAACGAAACTGAACTACCCACTCAATATATGTTATTTCAAAATTATCCAAATCCTTTCAACGCCGGTACAGTTATTCGATATCAACTGCCAATGGTAAGTGATGTATATATAGCAGTTTATGATGTATCGGGAAAGAATGTAAAGACACTTGTTAATGAACACAAAACAGCCGGAACATACAGTGTTTATTTTGATGGGTCAAAATTACCGAGCGGAACATATTTTATGAGAATGATTGTAAATGAGGGAAAAGAATACAGTTCAGTTAAAACGATTATTTTGCTGAAATAA